GGACGCCTGGTGCAAGTCCGGAAAGAAGAACGGCAGCTACGTCCAGAAGATCGCCTACGAGAACTGCCTCGACGGCAACAGGCTGCGCGCCGGTGACTCCGTCAACTACGCCATCGGCCAGGGCGACACGCTCGTCACGCCCATCCAGGAGGCCTCGATCTACTCGGCCATCTCCAACGGCGGCACGGTGTACAAGCCCAGCATCGGCAAGGCGATCGTCAGCGCCGACGGCAAGCACGTGAACGAGATCAAGCCCCAGGTGCAGTTCAAGCTGCCGATGAACAAGAAGCTGAACGGCGAGATACAGCAAGCACTGGCGGGAGTGGCGACCCGCGGTACGGCCGCCTGGCGTTTCCAGGGCTGGCCGCAGAAGCAGATCCCGATGCACGCCAAGACCGGTACGGCGGAGGTCTACGGCAAGCAGACCACGTCCTGGTTCTCGACGTTCACCAAGGACTACGCCGTCGTCATGACGATCTCCCAGGGTGGTACGGGTTCCGGGGCCTCGGGTCCCGCGGTCCGCAAGATCTACGACGCGCTCTACGGCGTCGACCAGTCCGGCAAGATCGACAAGAAGAAGGCGCTGCTGTCCGCGCCGCAGGGGAGCCTGCCCAAGATCCAGTCGGACGGCTCCATCGACGCCCCGCAGGTCAAGCCGTACAACCCGCACGGCGACGAGACCGGGGGCAAGGCGGGCGCCGGGCAGGGCACCAACCAGCAGACCGGTGAGCTGATCCCGGGCCAGGAGCCGGGGGCCCAGCCCCCAGGCGACCAGCAGGGCGGCCAGCAGCCCGGCGTCCAGGATCCCGGCGGCCAGGGGCAGCAGGCCGCCCTGGGGGCCGGGCAGCCACCGGGCGGCGCCCTGCAACCGGTGGCCTACCAGCAGCCGGCCGCGCTGGCCGCCCCGGGCCTCCAGCCGGCCGCACAGCCGGTCGTCCTGGCCGCGCCCGCGGGCGGCGAGGAGGCGACGCCCGCCGTCGTGGGCCCCGCCGGTGGACAGCAGGGCAGTACGAGCCCGTACGCGGCGCCGCCCGGCGAGCCCGTGGTCTGGAGGCGTAGCTGACGATGGTCGCCCCGCACGGCTTCTCCGTCTCCGGATACGGACCCCAGCGCTCCTCCTGGACCAGGCTGCTCGCACGCGACTCGGTGCTGCGCAAGCTGGACTGGCCGCTGATGCTCTCGTCGATCCTGCTGTCCATGGTCGGCGCGGTCCTCGTCTACTCCGCCACGCGCAACCGCACCGCGATCAACCAGGGCGACCCGTACTACTTCCTGCTGCGGCACCTGCTGAACACCGGCATCGGCATCGCGCTGATGATCGGCGTCATCTGGGTGGGCCACCGCACCCTGCGCACCGCCGTGCCCATCCTCTACGGCATCTCGGTGCTGCTGGTCCTGCTGGTGCTCACCCCGCTCGGGGCGACCGTCAACGGCGCGCACGCCTGGATCGTGTTCCCCGCCGGGTTCTCGCTCCAGCCGGGCGAGTTCGTCAAGATCACCATCATCCTGGGCATGGCGATGCTGCTGGCCGCGCGGGTCGACGCGGGCGACCGCGAGCACCCCGACCACCGCACCGTCCTGCAGTCCCTCGGCCTCGCCGTGGTGCCGATCGTGATCGTGCTGCTGATGCCGGACCTCGGCTCGGTGATGGTGATGGTCTTCATCATCCTCGGCGTGCTGCTCGCCTCCGGCGCCTCCAACCGCTGGGTCTTCGGCCTGATCGCCGCCGGCGGGGCCGGCGCGGGCGCGATCTGGCAGCTCCACATCCTCGACCAGTACCAGATCAACCGCTTCGCCGCCTTCGCCAACCCGGACCTGGACCCGGCCGGCGTCGGCTACAACACCAACCAGGCCCGGATCGCCATCGGCTCCGGCGGGCTCACGGGCACCGGGCTCTTCCACGGCTCCCAGACCACCGGGCAGTTCGTGCCCGAGCAGCAGACCGACTTCGTCTTCACGGTGGCGGGGGAGGAGCTGGGCTTCGTCGGAGCGGCGCTGATCCTCGTGCTGCTCGGGGTGGTGCTCTGGCGCGCGTGCCGCATCGCCCGTGAGACGACCGAGCTGTACGGCACCGTGGTGGCCGCGGGCATCATCGCCTGGTTCGCCTTCCAG
The nucleotide sequence above comes from Streptomyces sp. TS71-3. Encoded proteins:
- the rodA gene encoding rod shape-determining protein RodA, whose protein sequence is MVAPHGFSVSGYGPQRSSWTRLLARDSVLRKLDWPLMLSSILLSMVGAVLVYSATRNRTAINQGDPYYFLLRHLLNTGIGIALMIGVIWVGHRTLRTAVPILYGISVLLVLLVLTPLGATVNGAHAWIVFPAGFSLQPGEFVKITIILGMAMLLAARVDAGDREHPDHRTVLQSLGLAVVPIVIVLLMPDLGSVMVMVFIILGVLLASGASNRWVFGLIAAGGAGAGAIWQLHILDQYQINRFAAFANPDLDPAGVGYNTNQARIAIGSGGLTGTGLFHGSQTTGQFVPEQQTDFVFTVAGEELGFVGAALILVLLGVVLWRACRIARETTELYGTVVAAGIIAWFAFQSFENVGMTLGIMPVAGLPLPFVSYGGSSMFAVWMAVGLLQSIRVQRPLGLG